In the genome of Diabrotica undecimpunctata isolate CICGRU chromosome 2, icDiaUnde3, whole genome shotgun sequence, the window AATAAATGTTTCCCattcttttttgaatttttttagaaAGAGAATcttgaaaaaattatttaaacaaaaaaataaattttgataaattataaataaattagaatagcaactaatagaaaataacaaacaacCCTTAATGTCATGAACGGGAACTTTTTATTTGTActaatttgtattttaatttattttttaaaattatattgccaacataaaaattttgttaaaaattgttttttatttaataaggAAAATATGATTTATTCATTATTCACAGATAACTGCAAAAATGTAACAAgcttgtaaaatattaaattaaaaatgtgatattttcttGGTTTTATGAatgaattataatttttattggtACAGGTGAGTACTCAGTCAAAGTAAACTTACTACTCAAGGGGGGGGGggtatttttgtacggcatttataaatttaggtaggtaatacaaatTTAATGAACTGTATTTTTGCAATGCAGTACATATGAAGAGTACACTGCAAAAAGGGGGAATGTCAATAAAGTACAATTTTGAGAAACCTGGTTTTAAAGGTTTAGAGCAccacattttaaaaattgttacttttggcaacttctgatatatattgttttgattgttggaatgtttttaaaaggttacatataagttttatttatttttgacattatttATTTCTTGGCAAACCTTTTTGAAGtagtgtaaaaaattaaaaccgGTGTTATTGCAGTATTTATTCGTAAATAACTAGATAATCGTTTAGAACATATAACTTAAAgtattcttcttttctttttttgattaGTGACTTCTGCGACtggtaaattttcaaaatatgtcttTGCTTTTGGTCCACAAAATGTCTTTAAATGTTGTAGATCTTTAAATTTAGCATCTGATATTGGTAAAAGTGctaaaagaaacattttttaaaaacaataataataataataatgatatacTCACCGTTGTATAATTTTTGTGGCAACTCAAATTGGCCTTTTGGGTATACTTCAGTTAGGTCTTTGATTGGTTCACGAATCACAGAAGATTCCCAATGCCCATTGTAACTTGATCTGTGTTCCACTATTCGAGGATGATCCTCAGAAATTTTAAACTCTCTAATAGGTCTTGATGCAAATGGACATTTCTTTTTGTAATAACAATCCAGTAGTGTTGACCAATCCCTAATCATTGGTTGATCTACTTCAATCACCTGAAATGGAGTAGGCTTGGTTCTGCACGTACGAATTTCAGTAATCCAATCTTGAGGAACTTCAGCTTTTGTCTTTTGACATACCAATGCCATGTCTCGATCACACTCTAAATACGAATGCCCACGCATTGGAAAAGTGACGGTAATGCTTGATAGCCTCTTAGCAATGTGAACAACGTAGTGTAGGAAACGGAACAttgtaaagtttttattttgtccgccaCATGAATCGCAAAATATGGCTAAGTGGCGTATATTTTCGTTAagacacaaaaatataaaattatgaagAAATGAGACTACCTCATTTGAGCCTTTTCCTCCAACTGTCTCTGGATAGCAATAAAAAATTGGCTGATTAGTTGACATCACATGAATATTAAAAGAAATGAAAGTTAATTGTCTTTTATAGTATGCatcatttgttgtaatattagGAAGATTTAGATTCTTCTGGTAGTCTAAAGCAATGGCTTCCATTTCAACTGTTTTCATTGCTTTCTTACGGGCAGATCTCTTTCTATCATAAAAAGTTTCAGCTTTTGCTTTGTGTACACTATTAGCAATATGCAACTTTCCAATATGTGCTTCTATTTCTTGCCGTGAGACTTCAGTACCAACTGGAAGATGTTCTAGGGATAGTTTGAGTGACTTCATTTCTGCTAAGAATTTGTCACACTCACTGCATGTATCACTGCGTGGATACCCGAAGGAaatgttgtattttgtattaaatatccCTCTATAAAACTCATATGAAACAATGGGATTTTGAAGAGCTTTGTACatttcatgcatttttttaatattcaattcATCAGGTAGGTATAATTTACTGGttttgtttctgctgtaatggctTTCTCTACCCTTGAAAGATTTAATATGATTAATCACACAATCAACTACCTCCTTCggttttttgttgggttttttGTTTAATCCACGTTTGTCTTTTGGAGCAATCCCAAACATTTTCAAACTGAATTGAATAGTTTGTAGCCTCTTTTTCGTGATACCGTGAAGAGAGATAAATGCTAAATAACAAACAACAGTTTCTTTTACGATGTTATCGGCAGTATATCTAACTTTATATGAGTAAGATGCATCATTTAATTTAGCCACCTCTTCTGGTTTCCTGCTTCTTCTTTGAGCAACTGGTCGCACAGAAATAAGACCACCCAGATAAGAATTTTGGTCATTATAATTTTAAgaattaaaatgatttattataaaACGCCTATTCTCttctgttattttattaaaacattgcAATCGTTTGCACTTACAGTCATCACCTGTTTCATGACTCTGAACACGTAGTAGTTTCATAACATCCACCATGCgtccagtttttctttttttcttggaTGGttccattatattattatatgcacaaaatattttaataatttaataataaacactctTTAATAATTAGGTACTATTAAACGTCACTAAAAGTAACATTAGGTCACAAAcaaaataaacacataaataggttaaaatattattctaacctttCTTACTATTTCAACCGCTAACAGCAAATGGCATTCAATAACATGACATTCCCCCTTTTTGCTTGGTTCGTTTTGACTATCCCCGTTTTTGCTTGGTACCGCATATATTTAAATGCTTTTTTATCACTGACTGTCGCCGTTTCAGCCTTGAACGATAGTTGACATTAATCTGCTATATTCAGAGTAACTGTTACCAACCTTAactcaaaaaatgaaaaaaactgacaTTCCCCCTTTTTGCAGTGTACTCTTCATATGAGCTGGTACAGGGATGTAGATTTTTCACGGTACATGTGCTTATGAGAGGAAAACTAATTTGCCTCTAATAAGTGGGATATGAAGATCAAATATTTCTGTACGgcattgatatattttgttaacAATGACatcaattatcaacaaaaataaaCTGCCGTACAAAAAATGGTTctaaatgattttaaaattattgtagtCCACGTTGTGAGGCCGTTTCTGTaggaaaaatgtttttgatttggTTTCtttacgaatatatatatatatatatatatatatatatatatatatatatatatatatatatatatatatatatatataaatatatatatatatatatataaatatatatatatatatatatatatatatatatatatatatatatatgtatatatatataataatatataaatagtttttcttgggtttaggttcaataaattatatattacatgtggaactagattttattttccataaaaatcaacgtttcgacaggaaacccttgcctttgtcaagattctaaaatgtacaagattaaaaacaaatatttattgcaaaaatatgtatatatgtatataacttaccaaaacgtaaaacgggacactgagaTTAATGAAGTGataaatacaatataaataatcatatttgtatatatatatatatatatatatatatatatatatatatatatatatatatatatatacaaatgtcCATTTTAAACAACTCGGAAGGGTGCCGGaccaaaaatttttgaacaaattttttgaaaaactttttttctGGACCTTTTAAAATAAACAGACAATTAAGCAATATTGTAGGGGATTATACAGCGAATAATATTTActaaaaatttctttaatttcattaatttcttagGGTTTCAACTTCGGAGGGTTTGACAACCCTCCGAAGTTGATCTAGTTCTTGAATAGTCGTAAGAATAGAAGAAAAGGAAAGCGCAAAAACTATGTCCAGTAATGCTGCATCATTAAAGCGATAGTTTAGTGCGATATAAATAACGCACATACTTATTCCCTTTAGGCACTCTAAATATACCGCAACAGCTTCCAGATTAATGTTTAGTGGCAACAACATAAAATTCAAATCAAAAACTAATAAACTCGGAACAGCTTTTACGCAAATTACTTAAATATTATCTTTTTCTGAAAAAAGTGTTTCCTATATATAGACAAAATTAATGTTAGTATGAGAAATTAATTGCTATTTTATCTCTAGATGGAAGCATAATTTTATTGCACAATCTGGAAACTGAGGTAAAGCCTATATTATTATAGATGAAAGCTATCGGATTTGGTTCTACATGTATAATGTTCTAGAAAATAATTACGCTGCTCAACTTTATATGTATTCAGGTTCAGTATCCTAGTTTTTTTAAGTCCCCAAATTATTCTGTTAAATATGTTTTAAGAAGACCTCTTTGTTTAATTtaactaaataataaatatatcacttagtaataattttatatcgcttatcttgttttatttttaatttgtttttgatactagGGCTGTTTccgaaaaaaatatatgtatatctcctttttaaaatgtttttacctATAGTGAAGACGTTTTATTctgtcgtatttcggattaacgcccgaaaagtaatttatgactctagttacagccactctgttatgctttcccttttctacctgctttgtggtaccgaacctcctactggtcggctgtagtacttgaggataaatcagcgctaccaaaacaatttttttataaatcgtgaaaaagcgcaaattgaatgctttctgatgataatttattgaaaaaacttttatatatctccgagtgagcgtcgaattgtgttaaaagtggaaaattattttactttagaaaaaatcaacatgggaccaattacatcagtactggcagttcaaaaaaggacaagtgcagcttgtggaatttcagaacggaccttgcaaagagttcgcaaaatgagtgaggaggaattaagtaaggaaaataaaaggattcgtttgcatccgaaaaccctcgacttgccacaaggtattaaaatctcaatcagaaatatcatttatggcatgtacaaagcaaaagaacatgttacaagaaagacacttattcaaaaaataaaggacagaaAACTTTGTGATATGagtttgaccagtttatcaaaagtattaaaagctatgggttttagatacaaaaaaaccaataatcgtaaagtgttgtgcgagctgtccaatgttgttggaaaaaggtggaaatttataagaaactgtttaaaaaacaagaattccgaatttgccagacaatttgtgtttcttgacgaaacatggatttttgcgaaaggaaataataccaaatcatcctggcaagatgattctaccaaatgctattcgagtactagtgcgagtaatggcaaaagatatattatattgcatgcaggaaatacggaaggttttatacccaatgctagtcttatattttcttcgacaaaaaaaactgatgattatcACGGAAATATGGACaccgatatttttgaacattggtttgaagaaaaattattaaaaaatctggaaaatccgtcattaatagtcttagacaatgcttcgtatcacaccagagaggaggaaaagt includes:
- the LOC140433350 gene encoding uncharacterized protein; protein product: MFRFLHYVVHIAKRLSSITVTFPMRGHSYLECDRDMALVCQKTKAEVPQDWITEIRTCRTKPTPFQVIEVDQPMIRDWSTLLDCYYKKKCPFASRPIREFKISEDHPRIVEHRSSYNGHWESSVIREPIKDLTEVYPKGQFELPQKLYNALLPISDAKFKDLQHLKTFCGPKAKTYFENLPVAEVTNQKKKRRIL